CCGCACCGGTATTATCACCGGTCGCCAGAGTCCCATTGTCGGGCATCGCGCCCGGGAGCTGGAGATGACCATGGTGTACCAGGGCGCCATCGATAAGCTGGTGGTGTACGAGGAGCTGAAGAGCACCCACGGGCTGTGCGATGAGCAGATTGCCTACATGGGCGATGATATTATTGATATTCCCGTGCTGCGGCGGGTGGGCCTGTCGGCCTGTGTTCCCGAGGCGCCGGACGAAGTGCGCCGCGAGGTGGACATGATTACCAGGAATCGCGGTGGGGATGGCGCTGCTGCCGAATTTATCGAATTCATCCTGCGGGAGGCGGGCCACTGGCCGGGGCTGATGGAGCGCTATCAGCGATGAGGAAAGTCGCCTATGCCGTGAGCCTGCTCCTGTTTGCCTACCTG
This portion of the Desulfurispirillum indicum S5 genome encodes:
- a CDS encoding KdsC family phosphatase: MRLQEKVQRIKVVIFDVDGVLSDGKITYDVHGVEYKSFNVRDGHRIKLLQRAGYRTGIITGRQSPIVGHRARELEMTMVYQGAIDKLVVYEELKSTHGLCDEQIAYMGDDIIDIPVLRRVGLSACVPEAPDEVRREVDMITRNRGGDGAAAEFIEFILREAGHWPGLMERYQR